The proteins below are encoded in one region of Sporosarcina sp. FSL K6-1508:
- a CDS encoding helix-turn-helix domain-containing protein codes for MDFGQVLRKARVGAGLSQEEMAPQMFMPRSTISKLENDKMELKAADLIRWFQVTQVPEAAVALICGVDVVAVSQLITTLLGGFIQFIL; via the coding sequence ATGGATTTTGGACAAGTACTTAGAAAAGCACGCGTAGGAGCAGGGTTAAGCCAGGAGGAAATGGCTCCGCAAATGTTTATGCCACGGAGCACAATTTCGAAGCTGGAGAACGACAAGATGGAGTTAAAAGCGGCAGATTTAATCAGGTGGTTTCAAGTAACTCAGGTACCGGAAGCAGCAGTGGCGTTGATATGCGGCGTAGACGTCGTAGCAGTGTCTCAATTGATTACAACATTACTAGGAGGATTCATTCAATTCATTTTATAG
- a CDS encoding single-stranded DNA-binding protein: MNSVNLIGRWVRDNEMTTVGQQGTPLVKNTIAVDHPFKKDSPSFLRVVMWGKTGELANQYTGKGSQIAVEGHLETGSYDDKDGKKVFTVDVVASRIKFLDSKNESSNQSNGSSQSGQTNTQNQQQDAQNRRETTSEDPFSTDGGPVEVADDDLPF, translated from the coding sequence ATGAATTCAGTAAATCTAATCGGCCGATGGGTACGCGATAACGAAATGACGACAGTCGGGCAGCAAGGAACACCGTTAGTTAAAAACACAATTGCAGTGGATCACCCGTTTAAAAAAGACAGTCCGAGCTTTCTGCGGGTTGTCATGTGGGGCAAAACGGGTGAGCTCGCTAATCAATACACAGGAAAAGGCTCGCAAATAGCGGTTGAAGGTCACTTGGAGACAGGTAGTTACGACGACAAGGACGGTAAAAAAGTATTCACTGTTGATGTTGTAGCAAGTCGTATCAAATTCCTTGATTCGAAAAATGAGTCTAGCAATCAATCTAACGGTTCTAGTCAATCAGGGCAGACAAATACTCAGAATCAACAACAGGACGCTCAGAATCGACGGGAAACGACATCAGAAGACCCGTTTTCGACGGATGGCGGACCGGTAGAGGTAGCGGATGATGATTTGCCGTTCTAA
- a CDS encoding conserved phage C-terminal domain-containing protein, producing MSVYRQVQVSFWQDAFVLDLTPEEKYFYVYLMTNSKTSQIGIYELPKRVIEMETGYNRETVEKLLQRFKDYKKIDYHEETREIILLNWPKHNWNNSPKIVTRVEKELRDVKHLPFVTVYLTNVESIKSDEVSIQHLYPMDTKRTNKEKEKEKKKEKEIVSDSANQDDLPLPYSEIISYLNTKCITRFRDTTDKTRTLIKARMKEKFTLDDFKKVIDNKSAEWLTDEKMNKFLRPETLFGTKFESYLNEKGGTSHAGDRGSNQPVKQYADGINF from the coding sequence GTGAGCGTATACAGACAGGTACAGGTAAGTTTTTGGCAAGACGCGTTTGTTTTGGATTTAACACCAGAAGAAAAATATTTTTATGTCTACCTGATGACTAACAGCAAAACATCTCAAATCGGCATCTACGAATTACCTAAGCGAGTGATTGAAATGGAGACAGGATACAACAGAGAAACAGTCGAAAAACTACTCCAACGATTCAAGGATTATAAAAAAATTGATTATCACGAAGAAACAAGAGAGATTATTTTATTAAACTGGCCGAAACACAACTGGAACAACTCACCAAAAATTGTAACACGGGTGGAGAAGGAATTGCGGGATGTCAAACATTTACCATTCGTAACCGTATACCTCACAAACGTTGAATCTATCAAGTCTGATGAAGTATCTATACAGCATCTATACCCTATGGATACAAAGAGAACTAATAAAGAGAAAGAGAAAGAGAAGAAGAAAGAGAAAGAGATAGTGTCCGATTCTGCGAATCAGGACGATCTCCCTCTTCCGTATTCTGAAATCATTTCTTACTTGAACACAAAATGCATTACGAGATTCCGAGATACGACTGATAAAACCAGAACATTGATTAAAGCCAGAATGAAAGAGAAGTTTACACTCGATGATTTCAAGAAAGTCATTGACAACAAATCAGCAGAATGGCTAACAGACGAAAAGATGAATAAATTTCTTAGGCCAGAAACATTGTTCGGAACAAAGTTTGAATCTTACTTGAATGAAAAGGGAGGGACAAGCCATGCAGGCGATAGGGGAAGTAATCAGCCGGTTAAACAATACGCGGATGGGATCAACTTCTGA
- a CDS encoding ATP-dependent helicase, whose translation MQTKLLEGLNVNQHQAVISTNETILCLAGAGSGKTTVLTTRIAHLFDNRVGTSDMLALTFTRLAGKEMKERVIRLIGEREGKKLFCNTFHAFAVHVLKDWGHLIGIDKNFTIYDQEDRKSILEAIMQEFGSKATITKTTKAYEENDRSDYEITKILNEYKYRLRQNNALDLDKLVSVVNELWSKHPEALNYYKQMYSHVFVDEFQDSSDDQMDMFRLLAPKNLFVVGDDFQAIYGWRGAKVEYILDFPNEYPNCEVVKLEDNYRSTKEIVAAANNLISHNENQSQKTLIAHKEGPQVTVLTTGDERMEYEEVLDKIKILYESGTPYKGIAVLSRTNMQLKRMQEQLERNGIPNIALGRNDIMRNRDMLFIVSWLQVIVNNKDGRAFYRALTYPEPFLSEREQQVLRLEALKQDKSELAMFQQMNFRQSKRFFELGSKISQKHLNGASVAELILYTAEVLGVLRDYKEKGLENRIEALENGTKYIEAWQKTKETLGEDNSLSAFLKWLKYRDIQEKLIDEKDAVKLMTMHGSKGLEFDVVFLVGLVEDTFPSKRGDIEEERRLAYVGVTRAKKQLFLSHSLMKQQWNGSMVKAEKSRFLDEIKG comes from the coding sequence ATGCAAACAAAATTGCTTGAAGGATTGAATGTCAATCAGCACCAAGCGGTTATCTCGACTAACGAAACGATCCTTTGTCTTGCAGGAGCGGGTAGCGGAAAGACAACCGTATTAACCACAAGAATTGCACATCTCTTTGACAATCGTGTAGGGACTAGCGACATGCTAGCCCTCACGTTTACTCGACTGGCGGGCAAGGAAATGAAAGAACGCGTTATACGGCTCATTGGTGAGCGTGAAGGTAAGAAATTGTTTTGTAACACCTTCCATGCATTCGCGGTTCATGTCTTGAAAGATTGGGGCCATTTAATCGGCATCGATAAAAATTTCACGATTTACGACCAAGAAGACCGAAAATCGATACTGGAAGCGATTATGCAAGAGTTTGGTAGCAAAGCAACAATTACTAAGACCACTAAAGCGTATGAAGAAAATGACAGAAGTGATTATGAAATCACCAAAATACTTAACGAATATAAATATCGATTGCGGCAAAACAATGCACTTGATCTGGATAAATTAGTTTCAGTGGTGAATGAACTTTGGAGCAAACATCCCGAAGCGCTTAATTACTACAAGCAAATGTACTCTCATGTGTTTGTAGACGAGTTCCAGGACAGCAGTGATGACCAAATGGACATGTTCCGACTGTTGGCACCTAAAAACTTATTCGTCGTAGGAGACGACTTCCAAGCAATTTATGGATGGCGTGGTGCGAAAGTTGAATACATTCTCGATTTCCCGAACGAATATCCAAATTGCGAAGTTGTGAAACTCGAAGATAATTACCGGTCTACAAAAGAAATCGTGGCAGCGGCAAATAATCTGATTTCACACAATGAAAATCAGTCACAAAAAACATTGATTGCTCATAAAGAAGGTCCGCAAGTCACCGTTCTAACGACAGGCGACGAACGAATGGAATACGAAGAAGTGCTAGACAAAATCAAAATCTTGTACGAGTCAGGTACACCATATAAAGGCATTGCAGTACTTTCCCGAACAAACATGCAGCTAAAGAGGATGCAGGAACAATTAGAGCGTAACGGCATTCCGAACATCGCTCTTGGGCGCAACGACATCATGAGAAACAGAGATATGCTTTTCATCGTTTCTTGGCTACAAGTCATTGTGAATAACAAAGACGGACGAGCTTTTTATCGCGCACTAACGTATCCAGAACCTTTCTTAAGTGAAAGGGAACAACAAGTTCTGCGTCTGGAAGCTCTAAAGCAAGACAAATCGGAGTTGGCCATGTTCCAACAGATGAATTTCAGACAGTCGAAACGATTCTTTGAGTTAGGTTCGAAGATCTCCCAAAAACATTTAAACGGTGCCAGTGTAGCGGAATTAATTCTCTATACAGCAGAGGTATTGGGAGTCCTTCGGGATTATAAAGAAAAAGGTCTGGAAAACAGAATCGAAGCGCTTGAAAATGGCACAAAATACATTGAAGCGTGGCAAAAAACAAAGGAAACATTAGGCGAAGATAACAGTCTTTCCGCTTTCTTGAAATGGCTTAAATACCGTGACATTCAAGAGAAATTGATTGATGAAAAAGATGCAGTTAAATTGATGACGATGCACGGGAGCAAGGGGCTTGAATTTGACGTTGTTTTCCTCGTTGGACTAGTAGAGGATACATTCCCATCCAAACGCGGAGACATTGAAGAGGAAAGGCGCTTAGCATATGTCGGAGTTACAAGAGCGAAAAAACAACTGTTTTTATCTCACTCTCTAATGAAACAACAATGGAACGGGTCGATGGTAAAAGCTGAAAAGAGCAGGTTTCTGGATGAAATAAAAGGCTGA
- a CDS encoding Rha family transcriptional regulator, producing the protein MEQLINSEVKMTSLDIAEIVGKKHFHIMRDIRNEIDELGDVVGASIFGLTSYADSQNKEQPCYTFGKDGAMQLALKYDAMTRFKVIKRVEELEKATNAPRVLTEQEQLEASMKLTLMNSNEVKELKVEVTEIRGMVENQITLDHGEQRGLQKAISRKVFECAESDDHKRLLYPELHREIKDRFGVTSYKDVKRQDLTAAIGYVNAWLPRKVS; encoded by the coding sequence ATGGAACAATTAATAAACAGTGAAGTAAAAATGACGAGTTTGGATATTGCGGAAATCGTAGGCAAGAAACATTTCCACATCATGCGAGATATTCGAAATGAAATTGATGAATTAGGTGATGTAGTAGGTGCATCCATTTTCGGATTGACCTCATACGCCGATTCACAAAACAAAGAACAACCATGCTACACATTCGGTAAAGATGGCGCTATGCAACTAGCTTTAAAATATGACGCTATGACTAGATTCAAAGTTATCAAACGTGTGGAAGAGTTAGAAAAAGCGACAAACGCTCCAAGGGTTCTTACTGAACAAGAACAACTGGAAGCGTCCATGAAACTCACTTTAATGAACTCAAACGAAGTGAAGGAGTTAAAAGTAGAAGTCACTGAAATTCGTGGAATGGTCGAAAACCAAATCACTTTGGATCATGGAGAACAAAGGGGTTTGCAAAAGGCGATAAGCCGAAAGGTGTTTGAGTGCGCCGAATCAGACGATCACAAACGGTTGTTGTATCCGGAATTACATCGGGAAATTAAGGACAGGTTTGGCGTTACATCATACAAAGACGTGAAGCGACAGGATCTAACTGCCGCAATTGGATATGTGAATGCGTGGTTACCAAGAAAAGTTTCGTAA
- a CDS encoding ATP-binding protein has product MQAIGEVISRLNNTRMGSTSEICYEHTVQANGKEYTKEIKKITFDGEIFCPICERDRTTQELSDEEDMKVKRAMGRRKYDIFHNQSVLTDEDLLDASFTTYAATKKEEIHNKELASKAFASYKDGGTFTTWFAGDPGVGKSHLGMSILRNLNESGKKNKSCLFISVDEMFLRIRDSFDNKDSRYTEHYFANLLTDVDYLVLDDLGTETGGSGTKKTASDFVMRVLYAITNGRQNKSTIVTTNLTRQELEKMYDRKLVSRLMKNIYVINFEETTDKRIKKHKI; this is encoded by the coding sequence ATGCAGGCGATAGGGGAAGTAATCAGCCGGTTAAACAATACGCGGATGGGATCAACTTCTGAAATCTGTTACGAACACACGGTACAAGCGAATGGAAAAGAATACACGAAAGAAATTAAGAAAATTACGTTCGATGGTGAAATTTTCTGCCCAATTTGTGAGAGGGATCGCACCACACAGGAATTGAGCGACGAAGAAGACATGAAAGTTAAGCGTGCAATGGGCCGACGCAAGTACGACATATTCCATAACCAAAGCGTACTGACGGACGAAGATTTGCTTGATGCATCTTTCACGACATATGCAGCTACTAAAAAAGAAGAGATTCACAACAAGGAACTAGCATCTAAGGCATTCGCTAGCTACAAAGACGGTGGAACTTTCACTACCTGGTTTGCTGGCGATCCGGGAGTTGGCAAAAGCCATTTGGGTATGTCGATTCTCCGCAACTTAAATGAATCAGGAAAAAAGAACAAGAGTTGCTTGTTTATCAGCGTCGATGAAATGTTTTTGAGGATACGTGACAGTTTCGACAACAAAGATAGCCGCTACACAGAACACTATTTCGCGAATCTTTTAACCGACGTTGATTACCTTGTGCTTGATGACCTCGGAACCGAAACAGGCGGGTCAGGCACAAAGAAGACAGCATCCGACTTTGTAATGCGCGTTCTCTATGCGATTACAAACGGGCGTCAAAACAAATCGACAATCGTAACAACGAATTTGACGAGACAAGAATTAGAGAAAATGTATGACCGCAAATTGGTTTCTCGGCTAATGAAAAATATATACGTAATCAATTTTGAGGAAACGACGGATAAGCGGATTAAAAAACATAAAATTTAG